A genomic window from Methanobrevibacter sp. TLL-48-HuF1 includes:
- a CDS encoding transposase, whose product MVKRKFDRNQAKLGINTLDWNVPENHISRFVVEFVEEVFPLLNIKEPKKKKGRDSLPVDSMLKLLIYAKIQHIDRTSIIADMARYHDIFKYVCDDIRPSERSIQRYRREYGHYFEVLLQMTLKKAFDEGFTEFNHVAIDGTIKKAYNSNNNTITKKETQILIDYYEGRPIDPECLEKLHKPAQRLLEKKDIDDEDKLELLYGIKTQFTFTGQDKIPVNDIEARFMKGKKGNFMVAYNIQSAVDYDTKLICAINVTQNPTDHYELPIIAERAIRNINTTPKYISADTIYLNQISLSYLADKKIDGLIPNRKQSKEKIGKLNPNPYHKDHFEYDYELDAFKCPKNQYMHFFAKYIEPHKDPEKPDKIKRLYNNYEACKNCKARNKCLTGKQTHKTITEYGSEMQKAMNEKMEKQEYKDEYSKRSSVEGPFGIFKEQFQIEKEVVIGMVKTEERINLDALAYNLIRLHNIKQEIKNTTEDLEDFCESTSIKNQLKLDVTIF is encoded by the coding sequence ATGGTTAAAAGAAAGTTTGATAGGAATCAGGCAAAATTGGGCATTAATACTCTTGATTGGAATGTTCCGGAGAATCATATTTCTCGTTTTGTTGTTGAATTTGTTGAAGAAGTTTTTCCACTTTTAAATATCAAAGAACCCAAGAAAAAGAAAGGAAGAGACTCCCTTCCAGTGGATTCCATGTTAAAATTGCTTATTTATGCCAAAATCCAACATATTGATAGAACATCAATAATTGCAGATATGGCGCGATACCATGATATATTTAAATACGTGTGCGATGATATTAGACCTTCTGAAAGATCAATCCAAAGATATCGAAGAGAATATGGCCATTATTTTGAAGTATTGCTGCAAATGACATTAAAAAAGGCCTTTGATGAAGGATTCACTGAATTTAATCACGTTGCCATTGATGGAACCATCAAAAAAGCATACAATTCCAACAACAACACCATTACAAAAAAAGAAACTCAAATATTGATCGATTACTACGAAGGACGACCTATTGACCCTGAATGTCTTGAAAAACTTCACAAACCTGCTCAAAGATTATTGGAAAAGAAAGACATAGATGATGAAGATAAATTAGAACTATTATATGGAATAAAAACACAATTTACATTCACAGGACAGGATAAAATTCCAGTAAATGATATAGAAGCAAGATTTATGAAAGGAAAGAAAGGAAACTTCATGGTTGCTTATAATATCCAATCTGCAGTCGATTATGATACCAAATTAATCTGTGCAATAAACGTCACACAAAACCCGACAGACCACTACGAACTACCAATAATCGCAGAAAGAGCAATAAGAAACATTAACACCACACCAAAGTATATAAGTGCCGATACAATATACTTAAACCAAATATCACTATCATACTTAGCAGATAAAAAAATAGATGGTTTAATACCAAATAGAAAGCAAAGTAAAGAAAAAATAGGAAAATTAAATCCAAATCCATACCATAAAGACCATTTTGAATATGATTATGAATTAGATGCATTCAAATGCCCAAAAAATCAATATATGCACTTTTTCGCAAAATACATCGAACCACACAAAGATCCAGAAAAACCAGACAAAATAAAAAGACTCTACAACAATTATGAAGCCTGTAAAAACTGCAAAGCACGAAACAAATGCTTAACAGGCAAACAAACACACAAAACCATCACAGAATACGGATCAGAAATGCAAAAAGCAATGAACGAAAAAATGGAAAAACAGGAATATAAAGACGAATATAGCAAAAGATCAAGCGTTGAAGGACCATTTGGAATATTCAAAGAACAATTCCAAATAGAAAAAGAAGTAGTCATCGGAATGGTAAAAACAGAAGAAAGAATAAACTTAGATGCATTAGCATATAATTTAATACGACTACACAACATAAAACAAGAAATAAAAAACACAACAGAAGATTTAGAAGATTTCTGCGAAAGCACATCCATTAAAAACCAATTAAAACTTGATGTAACAATATTTTAA
- a CDS encoding transposase, with amino-acid sequence MGTDTESKLICGVNAVQNPTDHYQIPALMNQILVNLQIKPQKISADTIYSTLANLRYLDNLGITALIPTLQQNRENSGKQPDNPFAIDYFVFDEYKNVFICPNNKELTLDGAYPAPQEKERGNKIKLVYSNYFACKNCEYKGICYNKNHRTITRYVHEVSYKTERLMSTEEGIKEYKKHSKTVEAHNGTFKNVYHYDKLPITGLKRVQNLMYTIVAAYNLIRLFNLIKEHNLDLHSVISSIRFVSTS; translated from the coding sequence TTGGGAACTGATACAGAATCTAAGTTAATTTGTGGAGTTAATGCAGTTCAAAATCCCACGGATCATTATCAAATTCCTGCATTAATGAATCAAATCCTCGTTAATTTACAAATCAAACCCCAAAAAATTAGCGCAGATACAATTTATTCAACACTAGCGAATTTGCGATATTTAGATAACTTGGGTATAACTGCCTTAATTCCAACATTACAGCAAAATAGAGAGAATTCAGGTAAACAACCTGACAATCCATTTGCTATTGATTACTTTGTTTTTGATGAATATAAAAATGTTTTCATTTGTCCCAATAATAAAGAATTAACTCTTGATGGAGCATATCCGGCCCCACAAGAAAAAGAAAGGGGAAATAAAATCAAATTAGTCTATTCCAACTACTTTGCATGTAAAAACTGTGAATACAAAGGAATATGTTACAATAAGAACCATAGAACAATAACAAGATATGTACATGAAGTTTCATATAAAACTGAGAGATTAATGTCCACAGAAGAAGGAATAAAAGAATATAAAAAACATTCCAAGACTGTTGAAGCACACAATGGAACTTTCAAAAATGTTTATCACTATGACAAGCTCCCCATAACTGGATTAAAAAGAGTTCAAAACTTAATGTACACAATTGTGGCAGCCTATAATTTAATACGGTTATTCAACCTCATAAAAGAACATAATTTAGACTTACATTCAGTTATCAGTTCAATAAGATTCGTATCAACGAGTTAA